The Chryseobacterium aureum genome contains a region encoding:
- a CDS encoding O-succinylhomoserine sulfhydrylase gives MENFETSAIRTQTERTQFDEHSTPLYLTSSFIFQDAEDMRASFAEEKPKNLYSRFSNPNVTEFTDKIAKMEGAEAGYAFATGMAAIYSTFAALLNAGDHIVSCQSVFGSTHTLFTKYFPKWNIETSYFKAEDAANVEQYIKPNTKILYLETPTNPAIEILDLEFFGQIAKKHNLIFIVDNCFATPYLQQPVKYGADIVVHSATKLIDGQGRVLGGIAVGKEDLIREIYLFARNTGPALSPFNAWVLSKSLETLAIRVEKHCENALKVAEFLESHPNVELVKYPFLKSHPSYEVARKQMKLGGNIVAFEIKGGIEGGRAFLDKIQMCSLSANLGDTRTIVTHPASTTHSKLSDEERNEVGITAGLVRCSVGLENVEDIIADLKQALD, from the coding sequence ATGGAAAATTTTGAAACATCAGCAATAAGAACCCAAACAGAAAGAACTCAGTTTGATGAGCATTCCACACCGCTTTATCTGACTTCCAGTTTTATATTTCAGGATGCGGAAGATATGAGAGCAAGCTTTGCAGAAGAAAAACCAAAAAATTTATACAGCCGTTTTTCTAATCCAAACGTAACAGAATTTACAGATAAGATCGCTAAAATGGAAGGTGCAGAAGCTGGATATGCCTTTGCCACAGGAATGGCTGCCATCTATTCTACATTTGCAGCATTGCTGAACGCCGGAGATCATATTGTGAGCTGCCAGTCTGTCTTCGGGTCTACACACACCTTGTTTACCAAGTATTTCCCGAAATGGAATATCGAAACTTCCTACTTTAAAGCAGAAGATGCAGCAAACGTTGAGCAATATATCAAGCCCAATACAAAAATCCTTTATCTTGAAACCCCTACCAATCCGGCTATTGAAATTCTGGATCTGGAGTTCTTCGGGCAGATCGCTAAAAAACATAATCTTATTTTTATTGTAGATAACTGTTTTGCAACACCTTATCTTCAGCAGCCTGTCAAATACGGCGCAGATATTGTGGTACACTCAGCTACGAAACTGATTGACGGGCAGGGAAGAGTTTTAGGAGGAATAGCAGTAGGAAAAGAAGACCTGATCAGGGAAATTTATCTTTTCGCAAGAAATACGGGGCCTGCATTATCTCCTTTTAATGCCTGGGTATTATCAAAAAGTCTTGAAACATTGGCAATCCGTGTAGAAAAGCACTGTGAGAACGCTTTGAAAGTGGCCGAGTTTTTAGAAAGCCATCCTAATGTGGAATTAGTAAAATATCCATTCCTGAAATCCCATCCAAGTTATGAAGTCGCCAGAAAGCAGATGAAGCTGGGAGGAAATATCGTAGCATTTGAAATAAAAGGTGGAATAGAAGGCGGAAGAGCCTTTTTAGATAAGATACAAATGTGTTCATTGTCTGCCAATTTAGGTGATACAAGAACGATCGTTACTCACCCGGCATCCACTACGCACTCCAAGCTTTCAGACGAAGAAAGAAATGAAGTAGGGATTACTGCAGGGTTGGTTCGTTGCTCAGTAGGGCTGGAAAATGTGGAGGATATTATTGCAGATTTAAAACAGGCTTTAGATTAG
- a CDS encoding four helix bundle protein — MNRDCTELAIWREGKKLVQLTYILTANFPKEEILALAGPIRRIATSVSFNIAEGSRREASEDTLQFLHIAGKSLYTLETQFHSASDQDFISKEDFKIIIKKILLCKKLVRGFINYYKLIDNEKFRTII; from the coding sequence ATGAATAGAGATTGCACAGAATTAGCAATTTGGAGAGAAGGGAAAAAGTTGGTTCAGTTAACTTATATCCTTACTGCAAATTTTCCTAAAGAAGAGATATTGGCCCTGGCGGGTCCAATAAGAAGAATAGCAACTTCAGTTTCGTTTAATATAGCGGAAGGAAGTAGAAGAGAGGCTTCTGAAGATACTTTACAGTTTCTGCATATTGCTGGGAAATCTCTCTATACACTGGAAACTCAATTCCATTCTGCTTCAGATCAGGATTTTATTTCAAAGGAAGATTTTAAAATCATCATAAAAAAAATCCTCTTATGCAAAAAACTGGTCAGGGGATTTATAAACTATTACAAATTGATAGACAATGAAAAATTCAGAACAATTATATAA
- a CDS encoding homocysteine S-methyltransferase family protein, with product MKNSEQLYKALSERILILDGAMGTMLQRYKFEEEDYRGERFKEWEHPVKGNNDLLSLTQPQAIEEVHKKYLEAGADIIETNTFSGTTIAMADYHMEDLVYELNYESAKIARKACDEYTAKNPDKPRFVAGSIGPTNRTASLSPDVNDPGYRAITFEELRVAYKQQCEALLDGGSDILLVETIFDTLNAKAALFAIDELQDERGIKIPIMVSGTITDASGRTLSGQTAEAFLISVSHLNLLSVGFNCALGADQLTPYLETLAHNSEFYVSAYPNAGLPNAFGKYDETPEDMARQIKEYVEKGLINIIGGCCGTTPEHIKAIADLVERYPPRKLKEFV from the coding sequence ATGAAAAATTCAGAACAATTATATAAAGCATTATCCGAAAGAATTCTGATTCTTGACGGTGCCATGGGAACTATGCTTCAGAGATACAAATTTGAAGAAGAAGACTATAGGGGAGAGCGTTTTAAAGAGTGGGAACATCCGGTAAAAGGAAATAATGACCTGCTTTCTCTTACGCAGCCACAGGCCATTGAAGAAGTTCACAAGAAATACCTGGAAGCAGGAGCAGATATCATTGAAACCAATACGTTTTCAGGAACCACTATTGCAATGGCAGATTATCACATGGAAGATCTTGTGTATGAACTGAATTACGAGTCTGCAAAAATTGCCAGAAAAGCCTGTGACGAATACACCGCAAAAAATCCGGACAAACCTAGATTCGTAGCCGGATCTATAGGACCAACGAACAGAACGGCAAGTTTAAGCCCGGATGTGAATGACCCCGGATACAGAGCCATCACTTTTGAAGAATTGAGAGTGGCCTACAAACAGCAGTGTGAAGCCTTACTGGACGGAGGCTCAGATATCCTTCTGGTAGAAACCATCTTTGATACCCTGAATGCCAAAGCCGCTTTATTTGCTATCGATGAATTGCAGGACGAAAGAGGAATAAAAATCCCGATCATGGTTTCAGGAACCATTACCGATGCTTCAGGAAGAACATTGAGCGGGCAGACGGCAGAAGCGTTCCTCATCTCGGTATCCCACCTGAATTTATTAAGTGTAGGTTTCAACTGTGCACTGGGAGCAGATCAGCTGACTCCTTATCTTGAAACGCTGGCTCATAATTCAGAATTCTATGTCTCCGCATACCCGAATGCCGGTTTACCCAATGCTTTCGGAAAATATGATGAAACTCCTGAAGATATGGCAAGGCAGATCAAAGAATATGTGGAAAAAGGACTGATCAATATTATAGGGGGTTGCTGCGGTACAACTCCCGAGCATATTAAAGCGATTGCTGATCTGGTGGAACGGTACCCGCCAAGAAAATTGAAGGAATTTGTGTGA
- a CDS encoding fatty acid desaturase family protein translates to MEKPIYLKNSEDVRLFNELRKKVNQRVESIAENRDIYIQMKAVILPLVYIGLYFLAVLNAEKHWIYMLSFVLMGISLVLIYLNLIHEAAHNNIFKSKRLNGMVLHIFDFIGANSYIWKKRHIASHHAYPNVDGWDTDIEQSGLLLIVPWIKAKGIQKYQDKFFFLVYPLYLFNWMFIRDFRDFFDKERVILKTQGKIPTIEKVKMISYKLFYFFYQIVVPVVFFKVSIGWALGAWFLQVISASIFALFVLLPLHPLPDNAFPKLNKENGLPFSWLRHQLEVTNDLKENNWFVRNVLGNFNFHVAHHLFPNYSYMYYNEITEEIEEFAKEHSLAYKRFPLITALSKHRDLLKQNANNAYYILEE, encoded by the coding sequence ATGGAAAAGCCAATTTATTTAAAAAATTCAGAGGATGTCAGATTATTTAATGAGCTGAGGAAGAAAGTGAACCAGAGAGTAGAATCCATTGCTGAGAACAGAGATATCTACATTCAGATGAAAGCAGTTATTCTGCCGCTGGTTTATATCGGATTATATTTTCTGGCTGTTTTAAATGCCGAAAAGCATTGGATCTATATGCTGAGTTTTGTTTTAATGGGAATTTCTTTGGTTTTAATTTATTTAAACTTAATCCACGAAGCTGCCCATAACAACATCTTTAAAAGTAAAAGATTGAACGGGATGGTTCTTCACATTTTTGATTTCATAGGAGCCAATTCCTATATCTGGAAAAAAAGACATATCGCAAGCCATCATGCCTATCCTAATGTGGATGGATGGGATACGGATATCGAGCAGAGCGGGCTGCTTTTAATCGTACCGTGGATTAAAGCGAAAGGAATACAGAAGTATCAGGATAAGTTTTTCTTTTTAGTCTATCCGTTGTATTTGTTCAACTGGATGTTTATAAGAGACTTCAGAGACTTCTTTGATAAAGAAAGGGTGATTTTGAAAACCCAGGGAAAGATACCCACCATTGAAAAAGTAAAAATGATAAGCTATAAGCTGTTCTATTTCTTTTATCAGATCGTGGTTCCTGTAGTGTTCTTTAAAGTATCAATAGGATGGGCTTTGGGAGCGTGGTTTTTACAGGTGATATCAGCAAGTATTTTTGCATTGTTTGTTTTACTGCCTTTGCATCCGCTTCCTGATAATGCTTTTCCAAAATTAAATAAAGAGAATGGTCTGCCGTTTAGCTGGCTTCGCCACCAGCTGGAAGTAACCAATGATCTCAAAGAAAATAACTGGTTTGTAAGAAATGTGTTGGGAAATTTCAATTTTCATGTTGCCCATCATCTGTTTCCCAATTACAGTTATATGTATTATAATGAAATTACAGAGGAGATAGAAGAATTTGCTAAAGAACATAGTTTAGCCTATAAAAGATTTCCGCTGATTACAGCTTTAAGTAAGCATAGGGATTTATTGAAGCAGAATGCAAATAATGCCTACTATATTTTAGAAGAATAA
- the metH gene encoding methionine synthase: MKYLRLSGLEPLIITPESNFINVGERTNVAGSKKFLRLIKEEKFSEALDIARHQVEGGAQILDVNFDDGLIDGKASMIKFLNLIASEPDIARIPIMVDSSKWEILEAGLQVAQGKCVVNSISLKEGEEEFIKHAKAIKRYGAAVIVMAFDEVGQADNLERRIEISKRSYDILVNQIGFPAEDIIFDLNIFPVATGMEEHRRNAIDFIEATRWVRQNLPYASVSGGVSNVSFSFRGNDTVREAMHSVFLYHAIQAGMNIGIVNPAMLEVYDEINKELLELVEDVILDKREDATERLLDYSEKHKSVKKEKTEDLEWRNNPLQDRITHALVKGIDRFIEEDVEEARQLAAKPLHVIEINLMTGMGVVGDLFGSGKMFLPQVVKSARVMKKAVAYLQPFIEAEKDGTKPANGKILMATVKGDVHDIGKNIVSVVLGCNNYEIVDLGVMVPAEKIIQTAIEEKVDVIGLSGLITPSLDEMVYIASELERQNLNFPLLIGGATTSKAHTAVKIDLKYKNAVVHVNDASRAVNVVSSLLGDRNKEYVTDLKNDYSDFREKFLNRQVDKDYVSIEEARENKFKIDWENEEIFTPNTLGIKVIENQDLRELLPFIDWSPFFRSWDLHGKYPNILEDEVVGAQAKELFKDAQVILKRILDEKLLTAKAIFGIFKANSNESDDILIFDENNNEQTKFLTLRQQAQRSKGKDYLALSDFIAPQSSGKTDYVGAFCVTTGFGTDELSAEYEKANDDYNSIMVKALADRFAEAYAEFLHKKVRTEYWGYANQENLSNEELIAEKYKGIRPAPGYPACPDHLEKKTIWDLLKVEEHTGVFLTESLAMFPTASVSGYYFGSPHAKYFGLGKITEDQLKDYAARRGCSIQEARKWLSPNLAD; encoded by the coding sequence ATGAAGTATTTAAGATTATCAGGCCTCGAGCCTCTTATCATAACCCCGGAAAGTAATTTCATCAATGTTGGTGAAAGAACGAATGTTGCCGGTTCCAAAAAATTTTTAAGACTGATCAAAGAAGAGAAATTCTCTGAAGCATTAGATATTGCCCGCCATCAGGTAGAAGGAGGTGCCCAGATTCTGGATGTCAACTTTGATGATGGTTTGATTGATGGAAAAGCATCCATGATCAAATTCCTGAACTTAATTGCCTCCGAACCCGATATTGCAAGAATCCCGATCATGGTAGATTCTTCCAAATGGGAAATTCTGGAAGCAGGTCTTCAGGTAGCGCAGGGAAAATGTGTAGTAAATTCCATCAGCTTAAAAGAAGGGGAGGAAGAATTCATCAAACACGCCAAAGCTATTAAAAGATATGGGGCAGCAGTCATTGTCATGGCATTTGATGAAGTAGGACAGGCTGACAATCTTGAACGAAGAATTGAGATTTCAAAAAGGTCCTATGATATCCTGGTCAACCAGATTGGTTTTCCTGCCGAAGATATTATTTTCGACTTAAATATCTTTCCGGTAGCCACAGGGATGGAAGAACACAGAAGAAATGCCATCGACTTTATCGAAGCTACACGCTGGGTAAGACAAAATCTTCCTTATGCATCCGTAAGCGGAGGAGTAAGCAATGTTTCCTTCTCTTTCCGCGGAAATGATACCGTGAGAGAAGCTATGCACTCCGTATTCCTTTATCATGCCATTCAGGCAGGAATGAACATCGGTATTGTAAACCCTGCCATGCTGGAAGTGTACGACGAAATCAATAAGGAATTACTGGAGCTGGTGGAAGACGTTATTCTGGATAAAAGAGAAGATGCTACAGAAAGACTTCTTGATTATTCCGAAAAGCATAAATCAGTTAAAAAAGAAAAGACCGAAGATCTGGAATGGCGAAACAATCCATTGCAGGACAGAATTACTCATGCTCTCGTAAAAGGAATCGACCGCTTTATCGAAGAAGACGTGGAAGAAGCAAGACAATTGGCCGCAAAACCGCTTCACGTAATCGAAATTAATCTGATGACCGGCATGGGTGTAGTAGGTGATCTGTTCGGAAGCGGGAAAATGTTCTTACCTCAGGTAGTGAAATCCGCAAGGGTAATGAAAAAGGCAGTAGCTTATTTACAGCCTTTCATTGAAGCGGAAAAAGACGGTACAAAACCTGCCAACGGAAAAATATTAATGGCAACCGTAAAAGGTGACGTTCATGATATCGGTAAAAATATTGTGAGTGTTGTTTTGGGGTGTAACAACTATGAAATTGTTGACCTTGGAGTAATGGTTCCGGCTGAAAAGATCATCCAAACCGCCATTGAAGAAAAAGTAGATGTTATAGGGTTAAGCGGACTGATCACACCAAGCCTGGATGAAATGGTGTACATCGCTTCAGAATTAGAAAGACAGAATTTAAACTTTCCTCTGCTGATCGGTGGTGCTACGACTTCAAAAGCACATACTGCTGTGAAAATTGATTTAAAATATAAAAATGCCGTTGTTCACGTGAATGATGCCTCAAGAGCCGTAAATGTGGTAAGCTCATTGCTGGGCGACAGAAATAAAGAATATGTTACGGATTTAAAAAATGATTATTCTGATTTCAGAGAAAAGTTCCTGAACAGGCAGGTGGATAAAGATTATGTTTCCATTGAGGAAGCAAGAGAAAACAAATTTAAAATTGATTGGGAAAACGAAGAAATCTTCACTCCGAATACATTAGGAATAAAAGTCATCGAAAATCAGGATTTGAGGGAGCTTCTGCCTTTCATAGACTGGTCACCTTTTTTCAGAAGCTGGGATCTTCACGGGAAATACCCGAATATCTTAGAAGATGAGGTTGTGGGTGCACAGGCGAAAGAATTATTCAAAGATGCTCAGGTGATTCTCAAAAGAATTCTGGACGAGAAATTATTAACAGCAAAAGCCATTTTCGGAATCTTTAAAGCCAATTCCAATGAATCTGATGATATCTTGATTTTTGACGAAAATAATAACGAGCAGACGAAATTTTTAACCCTAAGACAGCAGGCTCAGAGATCAAAAGGAAAAGATTACCTGGCCCTAAGTGATTTCATTGCCCCTCAAAGTTCCGGAAAGACTGATTATGTAGGAGCTTTCTGTGTAACCACCGGATTCGGAACCGATGAACTCTCTGCAGAATATGAAAAAGCCAATGATGATTACAATTCCATCATGGTAAAAGCCCTTGCAGACCGTTTTGCTGAAGCCTACGCCGAATTTTTACATAAAAAAGTAAGAACAGAATATTGGGGATATGCCAATCAGGAAAATCTAAGCAACGAAGAACTTATTGCCGAAAAATACAAAGGAATCCGTCCGGCACCAGGATATCCGGCATGCCCGGACCACCTTGAGAAGAAAACCATCTGGGACCTTTTAAAAGTAGAAGAGCATACAGGTGTTTTCCTTACAGAAAGCCTTGCCATGTTTCCAACAGCATCTGTTTCCGGATATTATTTCGGAAGCCCGCATGCCAAATATTTCGGATTAGGAAAAATTACAGAAGACCAGCTTAAAGATTATGCAGCAAGAAGAGGCTGTAGCATCCAGGAAGCAAGAAAATGGTTGTCACCCAATTTAGCAGATTAA
- the metF gene encoding methylenetetrahydrofolate reductase [NAD(P)H], which produces MKITEHIKNANGKTLFSLEVVPPQKGIGIEDLYTNIDPLMEFKPPFIDVTTSREEYIYLDKGNGLMERRITRMRPGTLGICAAIQHKYNVDTVPHLLCGGFTKEETEYLLVDCMYLGIDNVMALRGDAMKGHQYFEPTQGGHASAMDLVGQINNLGRGKYLHNEEQVCDELNKFCIGVAGYPEKHMEAPSMNYDLKWLKQKVDAGADYIVTQMFFDNKKYIEFVQKAREMGITVPIIPGIKPIATKKHLKILPQVFKIDLPEELINEVENAKNNEAVKQIGVEWAIAQCKELLDFGVPVLHFYSMGKSDNIKKVAGELF; this is translated from the coding sequence ATGAAGATAACAGAACACATTAAAAACGCAAATGGAAAAACTTTATTCTCCTTAGAAGTTGTTCCGCCACAGAAAGGAATCGGGATTGAAGACCTTTATACCAATATAGATCCTTTGATGGAGTTCAAACCACCTTTCATTGACGTAACCACATCCAGAGAAGAATATATTTATCTGGACAAAGGAAATGGTCTGATGGAACGCCGTATTACAAGAATGCGCCCCGGAACACTTGGAATCTGTGCCGCCATTCAGCATAAATATAATGTAGATACAGTACCGCATCTTCTTTGCGGAGGATTTACAAAAGAAGAAACAGAATATCTTTTGGTAGACTGTATGTACCTTGGAATTGATAATGTAATGGCCTTAAGAGGTGATGCTATGAAAGGGCATCAGTATTTCGAACCCACTCAGGGCGGGCATGCAAGTGCTATGGATCTAGTGGGACAGATCAATAATCTGGGAAGAGGAAAATACCTTCACAACGAAGAACAGGTATGTGATGAACTGAACAAATTCTGCATCGGTGTTGCAGGATATCCGGAAAAGCATATGGAAGCCCCCTCCATGAATTATGACCTGAAATGGCTGAAACAAAAAGTAGATGCCGGAGCAGATTATATTGTTACCCAAATGTTTTTTGACAATAAAAAGTATATAGAATTCGTTCAGAAAGCAAGAGAAATGGGAATCACGGTCCCGATTATTCCCGGAATCAAGCCCATTGCCACAAAGAAACACCTGAAAATCCTGCCACAGGTATTCAAAATAGATCTGCCGGAGGAACTGATCAATGAAGTAGAAAATGCAAAGAATAATGAAGCGGTGAAGCAGATCGGAGTAGAATGGGCTATTGCACAATGCAAAGAACTGCTGGATTTCGGAGTTCCTGTTCTGCACTTTTACTCCATGGGGAAAAGTGATAATATTAAAAAAGTAGCCGGTGAGCTATTCTAA